In Thalassococcus sp. S3, the sequence AAGGTGAATTCGCGTTCAACTGCCATCGCTTTTTCATGGAAAATCCGTCGCTCTCGGGTCGCGGCTCCGCCGGAGCTTCGGATGTTCCCAAGCTCACTCACACGAAAGACTAGATCCGCGTCCAGCGTCCGTTCTCGGGAGCGGACCACGTTCAACGCTATCCTCACACCTCGAAATGTAAATCATGTTGCACGCTGACATATTGCGGCCCTTTGCGCTGGTTTTTCTGGCCCTAACCTTTATCGTGATCGGGGATGCCGCAGGCAAAACCATGGCTCAAAGCGGCATCAGCCCTCTCTTTATTGCCTGGACCCGGTTCGCGCTTGCCGCGGCTCTGATCCTGCCCTTTGGCGGGCTCCGGACATCCGAGTGGAAAGCCCTTTTTGATTGGCGTGTCCTCCTTCGGGCCGGCCTTATTGTGGCCGGCATATGCTCTATCCTCACCGCGCTCCGGACAGAGCCCATCGCAAACGTCTTCGGCGGGTTCTTCATTGGCCCGGTGGTGTCTTATCTGCTCTCTGTCCTGCTTCTGGGCGAGCGTGTCACCGCCTCGCGCTCCTTCCTTTTGGTGCTGGGCTTTGTCGGTGTTCTGTTAGTCGTCAAACCCGGGATCGCCACCTCAGCCGGTATGCTTTTCGCGGTTTTGGCGGGGTGTTTTCATGGCGCTTATCTTGTGGCCACGCGCTGGCTTGCGTCCGATTTCAGACCCTCCTTCCTTCTGACCTCTCAATTGGTTCTTGGCGCGCTTGTCTTGCTTCCTTTCGGACTGCCGGAATGGCCCGAAGCCTTGGACAGCGATGTCGCGATCCTGGTGGCGATCAGCGCCCTGGGGTCGGCTGCGGGAAACTATCTTTTGGTGATCGTGAACCGCAGGACCCCGGCCAGCCTTGTCGCACCGCTGATCTACACGCAGCTTATTGCAGCGACGGCCATCGGATATTTCGTCTTTTCGGAATGGCCGGATCTTATCAGTCTGGCGGGTCTCTGTCTCATCCTCGCATCGGGTCTTCTCTCCCTTTGGGCAACCCGCCTGTCCACCCCGGCCAAAGAGACTGATGCATCACACAGAGCGCGTTGACCCACACCCCATGATCGCGCATCCTTTCGCACAGATGATCCTGGGGGACGCATGAACCTACACGCTGACGCAGCAGGCCCCGATTGGGGTCCGTTTGGACGTCCCATCTTTGATGACCCCAGCGCGCGTGCTCTTTCGCGTGTGGGCGTGATTGATGTCGGTTCGAACTCCGTTCGTCTGGTTGTCTTCGACGGGGCCGCAAGATCGCCCGCCTATTTCTACAACGAAAAGATCATGTGTGCCCTGGGCGCGGGGCTGTCAGAGACCGGGCATCTGAACCCCGAAGGGCGTGTTCGGGCCCTCGCGGCGATCCGGCGTTTCCAACTGCTGGCAAAGGGTATGGATCTTCCGCCGCTCACGGCCGTGGCCACGGCGGCCGTGCGAGACGCAGAAGATGGGGCCGCGTTCCGTGACGAAGTTGAGCGGGAAACGGGCCTTCGGATCTGGGTGATCGACGGTAAGGAGGAAGCCCGCCTTTCGGCGCAAGGCGTGTTGCTGGGATGGCCCGGATCCTATGGGTTGGTCTGCGACATCGGCGGATCGTCCATGGAACTTGCAGAGATCCGCGAGGGGCGTGTCGGGCGGCGGGTCACCTCACAGCTCGGCCCCCTTAAGCTGAAGGAAGTGAAAGGCGGCAAATCCGGGCGCAAGACGCATATCAAGACCGTGATCGAAAGCCTGTCGGACGAGATGGGCACGCAGCGCGACCGGCTTTTCCTCGTCGGCGGGTCATGGCGGGCCATTGCACGCCTGGATATGGAGCGGCGAGGCTATCCGCTGCACGTGCTGCATGAATACCGGATGAGTACGTCCGCGGTGAACAGCACCGCCCGCTTCATTGCCGACAATGACCCGGATGAGCTGCGCGCCGCCTGCGGCATTTCCAGCACGCGCATGGCCCTCGTCCCCTATGCGATGGAGGTTCTCAAACGGTTGGTCCGCACTTTCAAACCCAAGGATATCGCCGTTTCTAGCTATGGCATCCGCGAGGGCCTTCTTTACGAACAGATGCCTCAGCGTCTGAGAGATCGCGACCCACTCATAGAAGCCTGCCGGTTTGCCGAAGCAAAGGACGCGCGGATGCCCGGCTTTGGCCGCACGCTTTATGACTTTGTCACGCCACTTTTCAAATCAGCGCCAGAAGCCAAACAGCGCCTGATCAAGGCGGCCTGTCTTTTGCATGACGTCAGCTGGCGCGCGCATCCCGATTACAGGGCCGAGGTCTGCTTTGATAACGCGACCCGCGCCAATCTGGGCGGGCTAAAGCATTCCGAACGGATCTTCGTCGGTCTGGCCCTTCTGCACCGCTATCGCAATCGGCGCGAGGGCACGCGGTTCGAAGACCTCTACAACCTGCTGGATGAAAAATCCCAGCACGAGGCAGAGATCCTGGGCAAGGCGATGCGGTTCGGCGCAATGCTTTGGATGAGACGGGACGCGCAGATGGGCCAATTGCGCTGGTTCCCGCAGAAAAAGCAACTGCAACTGCGCATGCCGGTTCAGGCCCTGCCCCTGTTCGGTGAGGTGGCCGAGTCCCGGTTCATGTCCCTTGCAAACTCACTGCAGGCCGATGTGTCCGTCAAAACACTGCGCTGAGGCGCCAGAAGACATCGCATCAAACCCATTCGATCAGAGCTTAGGGTCCGGCGGCAAGACACGTCACTAGATCTCGATGTCCTCGGGCAAACCCTTTGGCTGAGTGTTCTCGGGTTGGTCTGGCTTGCGCCGGATAATGATGTCGCCGTTGGGAAGAATTTCAGGCGGATCGTAGGCTGACCAGTCTTGCACCTGATCCATCAGGTCCCCAAGCGCCGGACCCATTTCGGTCATGAACCCTCTGAAGGATGGCCCAACCTCTTCGAACATGCCTCGCAAATCGTCCCAGGCCGGTGCCATTTCCTGACGCAATCCTTCAAGGAAAAGATCCGCGCCACGCTCCATCAGGCTTTGCCCCTCATCCTCCTGCGCCGCGGCAAGCGGGGGCAGTGAAAGCGCCACGAAAAAGATCATCAGTCTCTGTCTCATATCTCTAATATAGGATCGCTCGCTGCCGGGAATAAGATCAAATGTCGAGGTCAAGTGTGACCGGGAAATGGTCCGAGGCCGTCAACAAGGCCTCGCGCAGAGTGTGGTCCTTCCAGCATGCGGGGTCATCGAAGGGATGCCAGATCCGCCAGGCGGGCCGTCGCGCCATCAGGTCCGGGGACACCATGATGTAGTCCAGCAATGCCTGCAGATATCTTTTCTGATCCGACAGATAGAATCGCGCGGTCGTTGGCGTCGCTCCAAGCCGACGCAGAAGCGCTTGACGCGCATGCGGGTCGAAAAGCGCCTTATCGCTTGCCGGATCGCCCATCACGATCTCGACCGATGATCGCCCGAAAAGATGTTCGTATTCATCAAGGCCCGGGCCATCGTTCAGGTCGCCCATGACAACCAACGGCTCTGCCGCATCCAGATGAGCGTCAATGCGTCTGCGCAACCAGATCGCCTGCGCCAATTGCTTTCGACGGTTCGCAATCGACCGGCGCATGACTTCGTCCCGCGTCCTGGCGCCATGCGGCGCCTTGGATTTAAGATGCGCCCCGATCAGCCGAAAGGTCCGGCCATTGGCCGTGTCAATCAAGAGCTCAAGCGGAGGTTTGGAGAAAACCACCGCATCCTGTGTCGCGTCGATGTCCAGATCGATCCGGAAGGTCCCGTCGAAGCGTGGGGCCTGCATGTCCTCGTGCGGGTCGTGGCGCACTTGCATCAGATCAGGATCATAGAGCAGCGCAATCTCCTGCTGGGTGTTGTTGGCAAATCCAATCGCGGCCCGGCGGGTCCGGAGCGAGAACGCCGCGGCGAAGTCCTCTAGCGCACGCCGTGTGCTGCGCGTGGTGTTTTCGTCCGGCGCCTCCACCACCAGGACCGCATCGGCATCCAGTGACCGAAAGACCTGACCCAACGCGTCGATCTGCTGCCGCCGGGTGATGTCGTGGCGCGCCGATGGGCCCTCATCGGGCGAAAGCGCGTTCGTGTCGTCAAAAAGGGCGTTGAACCATTCAACGTTGTAGGTCGCGATCCGCATTATCTGTGCAGCGCGCTAATCTCATCCCAGGCGCGGTTCAGATCGACCATACGTTTTTCGGCCAGCCGCACCGCCTCTTGCGGGACACCCCTTGCGATCATGCTGTCGGGATGAGTCTCGCGCACCAATCTGCGCCATTCCGTTCGGATCTGGGCCAACGGCATATCCGGGCTCACGCCAAGGATTGTGTAAGGATCCGGCGCCGCGTCGGGCACGAAACGCGCCCTCAAGGCGCGGAACTGCGTCTCGGGAACATCGAAGATGCGTGCAACGGTTTCCAGAAACGTGTTTTCACTTGGGTGATAGAACCCATCGGCCATCGCGATATGAAAAAGGCCTTCCATTAGATCGGTGAGCGTTTTGAGATCATCGGCGAACATCGCCTTGATCCGCTTGGCATATTCCTCGTATCCCGCCACGTCCTGACGCGCCAGATTGAAAACTTTCGCGGCGTCGGGCTCATCCTCTTGCGGGATATGAAAGACGTCGCGAAAGGCCGTCACCTCGTCCCGCGTCACCTGCCCATCCGCCTTCGCCATCTTGGCGCCAAGCGCGATCACCGCGATGGCAAACGCCACGCTGCGTTCGGGCGGCGTGCGCAGGCGGTCAAAGACCGCTGCAAGGCTTTCGCCACTCGCCAGCGCCGAGATTGCGTCAGTGATCCGGGACCAAAGGGACATAGGCGGCACGATACAAGCGGGCGCGCGCGAAGTCAGCGCCGTTCAGAGGACTTTTTGAAGCAGGATCAGGTCAAGCCAACGCCCTTGCTTCCGCCCGACTTCGGGAAGGCGTGCGACCTCGGTGAAACCCATGTTTTCATGAAAGGTGACCGCGCCGGGATTGGCGCCGCTGACAGCCGCAATCAGAACATGCAGCCCGTCTGCACGGGCGACCGCCTCCAACCTGGAAAGCAGTCTTTTCCCAAGGCCCCGACCGCGCGCGTTTTTGGCAAGCTGGATGGAGAGTTCCCTGGTCCTTGCGTATCCCGGTCCCGGCCGAAAAGGGGCATAGGTCGCAAAGCCCACGGCTTTTCCCTCCATCTCGGCCACAAGAAACGCCTGGCCCCGCGCGGTGATGTTGCGCGTCATCGCGTCCATGCTGCGCTCTTCATCCGTGAACGTGATCAATGTGTTGCGGATGATGTCGTTGGTGATATCGCAGAGCGCGGGGGCGTCACCCGCTTTGCCCTGCCGAATGATCATTTGAGACTGCGGACGCCGTGCGGCGTGTCGATTTCGGCACAAAGCGCGATGCGCTCTTCCGTTTCAAAGGCGACCCGTGTGTCATTCAACAGAGGCGCAAGCACTTCGGCGAGCGTCTTCGCCATGGGATGCATGACGACCAGCCGTTTCAAACGACATCCGGATGCGGCGAGCATGTCGCTGGGATGCCCACCACCCGTCCAGCGGATCAGTGCGGGATGCAGATTGTCGAACGGCAGCCTGCCATCCTTGGGAACCACCATGGTCCAGCGCAGATCACCACGCCTCAGATCGACTGGCCCACCAGCCCCTTCCGGCAGACGCGCCAGAACCTCTTCGAGACGCTCTGTCCGGCA encodes:
- a CDS encoding GNAT family N-acetyltransferase, whose amino-acid sequence is MIIRQGKAGDAPALCDITNDIIRNTLITFTDEERSMDAMTRNITARGQAFLVAEMEGKAVGFATYAPFRPGPGYARTRELSIQLAKNARGRGLGKRLLSRLEAVARADGLHVLIAAVSGANPGAVTFHENMGFTEVARLPEVGRKQGRWLDLILLQKVL
- a CDS encoding molecular chaperone DjiA, with amino-acid sequence MSLWSRITDAISALASGESLAAVFDRLRTPPERSVAFAIAVIALGAKMAKADGQVTRDEVTAFRDVFHIPQEDEPDAAKVFNLARQDVAGYEEYAKRIKAMFADDLKTLTDLMEGLFHIAMADGFYHPSENTFLETVARIFDVPETQFRALRARFVPDAAPDPYTILGVSPDMPLAQIRTEWRRLVRETHPDSMIARGVPQEAVRLAEKRMVDLNRAWDEISALHR
- a CDS encoding endonuclease/exonuclease/phosphatase family protein, giving the protein MRIATYNVEWFNALFDDTNALSPDEGPSARHDITRRQQIDALGQVFRSLDADAVLVVEAPDENTTRSTRRALEDFAAAFSLRTRRAAIGFANNTQQEIALLYDPDLMQVRHDPHEDMQAPRFDGTFRIDLDIDATQDAVVFSKPPLELLIDTANGRTFRLIGAHLKSKAPHGARTRDEVMRRSIANRRKQLAQAIWLRRRIDAHLDAAEPLVVMGDLNDGPGLDEYEHLFGRSSVEIVMGDPASDKALFDPHARQALLRRLGATPTTARFYLSDQKRYLQALLDYIMVSPDLMARRPAWRIWHPFDDPACWKDHTLREALLTASDHFPVTLDLDI
- a CDS encoding Ppx/GppA family phosphatase yields the protein MNLHADAAGPDWGPFGRPIFDDPSARALSRVGVIDVGSNSVRLVVFDGAARSPAYFYNEKIMCALGAGLSETGHLNPEGRVRALAAIRRFQLLAKGMDLPPLTAVATAAVRDAEDGAAFRDEVERETGLRIWVIDGKEEARLSAQGVLLGWPGSYGLVCDIGGSSMELAEIREGRVGRRVTSQLGPLKLKEVKGGKSGRKTHIKTVIESLSDEMGTQRDRLFLVGGSWRAIARLDMERRGYPLHVLHEYRMSTSAVNSTARFIADNDPDELRAACGISSTRMALVPYAMEVLKRLVRTFKPKDIAVSSYGIREGLLYEQMPQRLRDRDPLIEACRFAEAKDARMPGFGRTLYDFVTPLFKSAPEAKQRLIKAACLLHDVSWRAHPDYRAEVCFDNATRANLGGLKHSERIFVGLALLHRYRNRREGTRFEDLYNLLDEKSQHEAEILGKAMRFGAMLWMRRDAQMGQLRWFPQKKQLQLRMPVQALPLFGEVAESRFMSLANSLQADVSVKTLR
- a CDS encoding VOC family protein, with product MLELDHLAVSGETLEDAKQAMEAALGVSLQAGGRHDVFGTHNALLGLDDGLYLEAIAIDPKAPVPDRPRWFDLDQFRGAPRLTNWICRTERLEEVLARLPEGAGGPVDLRRGDLRWTMVVPKDGRLPFDNLHPALIRWTGGGHPSDMLAASGCRLKRLVVMHPMAKTLAEVLAPLLNDTRVAFETEERIALCAEIDTPHGVRSLK
- a CDS encoding DMT family transporter, which translates into the protein MLHADILRPFALVFLALTFIVIGDAAGKTMAQSGISPLFIAWTRFALAAALILPFGGLRTSEWKALFDWRVLLRAGLIVAGICSILTALRTEPIANVFGGFFIGPVVSYLLSVLLLGERVTASRSFLLVLGFVGVLLVVKPGIATSAGMLFAVLAGCFHGAYLVATRWLASDFRPSFLLTSQLVLGALVLLPFGLPEWPEALDSDVAILVAISALGSAAGNYLLVIVNRRTPASLVAPLIYTQLIAATAIGYFVFSEWPDLISLAGLCLILASGLLSLWATRLSTPAKETDASHRAR